The following are encoded together in the Sparus aurata chromosome 1, fSpaAur1.1, whole genome shotgun sequence genome:
- the polq gene encoding DNA polymerase theta isoform X4, whose product MSGSGPPPKKKSYMGQHQIKKKRGLQAPDEPPEGDTSCLSDKTNRLENINKDSLMGGGAVFPLGESTLALDEEMLQVLDALPPAVNRCAQEERASSSAAFARPLAPVADSKGESDRALCKRPGWRADCKDLAQRLLFSEDLEEVEHAPRVTESIEASQVSASTKPKATSRGKSKEKSGPNTKADPPLDVSRDYIMFSPTRLAAAMKKAKNQQSLQNQSASVLTVPSGLDLSTLNDTLPQPGIALHAPAGQAEKLLLSSWGLPKPVLERYHKHRVTHMFEWQAQCLTVGQVLQGGNLVYSAPTSAGKTLVSELLMLKRVLETKRKALFILPFVSVAKEKMHYLQSVFEEAGVRVEGYMGSTSAAGGFKSLDVAVCTIEKANSLINRLIEEDSMALLGMVVVDELHMVGDSGRGYLLELLLTKIRYIAQKQNTTGSLSEGVQIMGMSATLPNLSLLASWLGAELYQTDYRPVPLHEHLKVGCNIYDKSLSVVRQFTPALHVKGDDDHIVSLCYETVRDGCSVLLFCPSKNWCEKLADSIAREFYNLRHADRHGEAEPRPVSLDQEGLVDVVAQLRRTPAGLDPILQRTVPWGVAFHHAGLTFDERDVLEGAFRQSMVRVLAATSTLSSGVNLPARRVIIRTPTFNGHLLDPLTYKQMAGRAGRKGVDTTGESVLVCKEVERQKGISLLKGALQPISSCLVRREGEGVTTSMLRAILEIIVGGVASTPQDVRLYASCSLLAASMKCESKKESNEETNKGAIEASVEWLMDNEFISIQKEGQEEQYCPTQLGAATLSSSLSPPEALGVFADLQRAMKGFVLENDLHILYLITPLYAEWTTIDWYQFFCQWEQLSSSMKRVAELVGVQEGFLARSVSCKVVAKTEKQRRQMAIHKRFFTTLVLQDLVNEVPLGTVASKYNCNRGQLQSLQQSASTYAGMVTVFCKRLGWHNMELLLSQYQTRLSFGVQRELVDLVRVSLLNATRARTLYAQGLCTVAELARATVADVEKALRNAVPFKSSKRAVDESEGEAAERRSLRCVWVTGGRALTEQEAAVEIVSEARLLLQEDLAQLGIQWDPTALPPEAPAANNADGNHSSDSYTSLESHLSSQKAQVDRIKDHQERDRVNKGESRDIVRRGKENKEHEKAGGEDNKGKQGKCKPKEKIGDRKTEPETRQTGNEVLEERSKETKKAGTNKKVAKDTEVLGEKREAQKHISSKQEEETSKGIVYIRPESHQGNGPVPERSLTQELAEIVSSPLPPPMPRPLPSSSPMPPPRFRAPTTRVEEQHGVSTRTSKGDVTTGFAASPVQPGRLKHSRALSKVLHSIQTDKSRQDNVQTAHTSRSIPREVPSDQNPAADHEPSTVQAPGPAQESLPGVPAATNAHMLDSPVSVSPTSVPLNPPEAKRRRMDGGEVDKFSSPELYAGDEEAERDPKKGEETFGDSFELDTQTERIIVQQTSEHSDGNDRGMNQLAETENIREEAILKAAEELDNDANAGSCRPEGPDNVCPRFNISLTDSQMELILNTSHQISPDPVGHNVLNDKDEGGDENEALSADQAASESVNRSSSFLFDSLCDSSLLAGVSPRQIPDQSDKEESVTREIGEKRPLPSTQERRRSELLANQEAELQEAIQWGESSFNLSEWGDSLLVGEHFLERQSRGREASHHEAPQTDTDQVLPEEQLSQSQPKSSETQPQPTTTTTTTTHKENDEDKSMINRGNKHEIKADNNAQNDKKPDGIQETMNEKGENGKQKEKKIIKISDNVFLKHPQVQNVPESTFSCSPGLQEIFDRWPSMSDQTWQNTTTGHTTNHTHAANIAQVSDPPQSSIQARIREKPNEQVAAASDPQEEVQSRHNSEDVAERPGSAGDLIPPTQETPPVTPRVKLTTSSVQSPLTVQPLSQSTPSTLLRQKPAVINCPKSRPRRSDQLSESDTKRPNSSSDRSHKHQQGPIPKAHPVPQSSSKTKPQYLRPPTDPASPSSPRQELPSDVESPVIDEGFTLQLSQDASLCSSNSGSFSIIDVASDRRLFNTFINEWKTKERYSLALAYERREHRQQIEEEIGGKHKRALALHQKLQRIDGFPVRDGDGLVLIGLSVCWGARDAYYVSLQQEQSEGLSASLAPPPLDDDLPVSERLTQVKTCLSRSSVGHRGGVVVTYDIIQVYKTLVMGCGISLEGNCEDPKVACWLLDPGSEERTLPNMVTVYCPDELPLLDGLGNGHAHCPRVRAATKSVLVLAVMNHLTGLLEKDGMLDMFRSTEMPSQVCLALLELNGVGFSVEECERQKHVMQAKLTALESQAYDLAGHSFSLTSVDDIAQVLFLELHLPPNGDVGGSKSKKTLGYTRRGGGRARLGKQFSTTKREKKYHTALSMDRIYPIAQTHTATE is encoded by the exons ATGAGCGGCTCGGGTCCTCCGCCGAAAAAGAAGAGCTATATGGGGCAGCACCAGATCAAGAAGAAGAGAGG CCTCCAAGCTCCTGACGAGCCACCAGAAGGAGACACCAGCTGTCTGTCAGACAAAACGAACAGGTTAGAGAACATCAACAAAGACAGCCTCATG GGTGGAGGAGCAGTGTTTCCACTGGGTGAATCCACGTTAGCTCTTGATGAAGAGATGCTGCAGGTGTTGGATGCTTTACCTCCAGCAGTAAACAGATGTGCACAGGAGGAGCGGGCATCATCATCAGCTGCCTTCGCCAGGCCTCTTGCACCAGTTGCAGACAGTAAAGGGGAGAGTGACAGAGCACTTTGTAAGAGACCGGGATGGAGAGCTGACTGCAAAGACCTTGCTCAGAGGCTCCTCTTCAGCGAGGACTTGGAGGAAGTGGAGCATGCTCCGAGGGTTACAGAAAGCATCGAGGCATCACAAGTTTCTGCCTCCACCAA GCCAAAAGCTACATCCAGAGGaaagagcaaagaaaaaagtggGCCAAACACGAAGGCTGACCCACCTCTGGATGTATCTAGGGACTACATCATGTTCAGCCCCACCCGCCTCGCAGCGGCCATGAAGAAGGCCAAAAACCAGCAGTCATTACAGAATCAGTCTGCATCTGTGCTCACGGTCCCCAGCGGGTTAGACCTCAGCACTCTCAATGACACTTTACCTCAGCCAG GCATTGCTTTGCATGCTCCCGCTGGTCAAGCTGAAAAGCTGCTGTTATCCAGCTGGGGCTTACCAAAACCTGTCCTGGAGCGCTACCATAAGCACAGAGTGACTCACATGTTTGAGTGGCAGGCTCAGTGCCTCACTGTTGGACAGGTGCTGCAGGGTGGTAACCTGGTATACTCTG CCCCCACCAGTGCTGGAAAAACGCTGGTGTCAGAGCTGCTGATGCTGAAGCGTGTGTTGGAGACTAAAAGAAAAGCTCTCTTCATTCTGCCGTTTGTCTCTGTGGCCAAAGAGAAGATGCACTACCTTCAG AGCGTATTCGAAGAGGCAGGTGTTCGTGTGGAGGGATACATGGGCAGCACCTCGGCTGCCGGAGGCTTCAAATCGCTGGATGTGGCTGTTTGTACCATAGAAAAAGCAAATTCTCTCATTAACAGACTCATCGAAGAAGACAGCATGGCTCTACTAG GTATGGTGGTGGTGGATGAGTTACATATGGTTGGAGATTCTGGGAGAGGATACCTGCTAGAGCTGCTCTTAACCAAAATCCGCTACATCGCACAGAAGCAGAACACCACTGG ATCTCTCTCTGAAGGTGTGCAGATCATGGGTATGAGCGCTACCTTGCCTAACCTCTCCCTCCTGGCAAGCTGGTTAGGCGCAGAGCTCTACCAGACAGACTACAGACCTGTACCCCTGCATGAGCATCTCAAGGTGGGCTGCAACATCTACGACAAGAGCCTCTCTGTGGTGCGGCAGTTCACTCCTGCGCTCCACGTTAAG GGTGATGATGACCACATAGTGAGCTTGTGCTATGAGACGGTGAGAGACGGCTGTTCGGTGTTGCTGTTCTGCCCCTCGAAGAACTGGTGTGAAAAACTGGCAGACAGCATCGCCAGAGAGTTCTACAACCTCAGACACGCTG ATCGTCATGGTGAAGCAGAGCCTCGGCCAgtgagtctggatcaggagGGACTAGTGGATGTTGTAGCCCAGCTGAGACGGACTCCCGCCGGGTTAGACCCCATCCTCCAGAGGACTGTGCCGTGGGGGGTGGCCTTCCACCATGCTG GTTTGACGTTCGACGAGCGAGATGTGCTGGAAGGAGCCTTTCGCCAGAGCATGGTCAGAGTCCTGGCAGCTACCTCCACACTGTCTTCAGGGGTTAATCTGCCGGCTCGCAGGGTCATCATTCGAACCCCCACCTTCAATGGACACTTGTTGGACCCGCTCACATACAAACAGATGGCTGGAAGAGCTGGGAGAAAAGGGGTTGACACTACAG GTGAAAGTGTGCTGGTGTGTAAGGAGGTTGAGCGTCAGAAAGGTATAAGTCTCCTTAAGGGAGCtcttcagccaatcagcagctGCCTGGtgagaagggagggagagggcgTCACCACCAGCATGCTGCGAGCTATACTAGAG ATCATTGTTGGAGGTGTAGCCAGCACGCCACAGGATGTGAGGTTATATGCATCGTGCTCACTGCTGGCTGCCAGCATGAAATGTGAAAGCAAGAAAGAATCAAATGAAGAGACCAACAAAGGAGCTATTGAGGCCAGTGTTGAATGGCTGATGGACAATGAATTCATCAGCATCCAGAAGGAGGGACAAG AGGAGCAATACTGTCCGACTCAACTTGGTGCTGCCAccctttcctcctccctctcccctcccgaGGCTCTGGGTGTATTTGCAGATCTCCAGCGGGCCATGAAGGGTTTTGTCCTGGAGAATGACTTGCACATTCTATATCTG ATCACCCCGTTGTACGCAGAGTGGACTACAATAGACTGGTATCAGTTCTTCTGTCAGTGGGAACAGCTCTCGTCGTCAATGAAGAGAGTAGCGGAGCTGGTGGGCGTCCAGGAAGGTTTTCTCGCGCGCTCTGTCAGCTGTAAAGTTGTCGCCAAGACGGAGAAGCAGCGACGACAGATGGCTATTCATAAACG GTTTTTCACCACCCTTGTGCTGCAAGATCTGGTGAATGAGGTGCCTTTGGGAACAGTGGCGTCCAAATACAACTGCAATCGTGGGCAGTTACAGTCTCTCCAGCAGTCTGCTTCTACATATGCAG GTATGGTCACAGTGTTCTGCAAGCGTCTGGGCTGGCACAACATGGAGCTGCTGTTGTCCCAATATCAAACCAGGCTGAGCTTTGGAGTCCAGAGGGAGCTGGTCGACCTCGTCAGGGTCTCCCTCCTGAATGCAACACGAGCCAGAACACTGTATGCACAAGGTCTCTGTACTGTTGCTGAACTAGCCAGGGCTACTGTAGCTGATGTGGAGAAAGCCTTGAGGAACGCTGTCCCATTTAAGAg CTCTAAGCGTGCAGTGGATGAGAGTGAGGgggaggcagcagagagacgGAGCCTCCGATGCGTCTGGGTCACCGGTGGTCGGGCCCTGACAGAACAGGAAGCCGCTGTTGAGATTGTGTCTGAGGCACGACTGCTCCTTCAGGAAGACCTGGCCCAGTTAGGGATCCAGTGGGACCCAACTGCACTTCCTCCCGAGGCTCCTGCTGCTAACAACGCTGATGGCAATCACAGCAGCGACTCGTACACCTCATTGGAATCACATCTCAGCTCTCAAAAAGCACAGGTGGACAGGATTAAAGATCACCAAGAAAGAGACAGGGTAAATAAAGGTGAGAGTAGAGATATCGTCAGACGCGGAAAGGAGAATAAGGAACATGAgaaagcaggaggagaagacaaCAAGGGAAAGCAAGGGAAGTGCAAGCCTAAGGAAAAGATAGGGGATAGAAAAACAGAGCCAGAAACCAGACAAACAGGCAATGAAGTGCTAGAGGAAAGAagcaaggaaacaaaaaaagctgGTACAAATAAGAAagtggcaaaagatacagaagttcTAGGTGAAAAAAGAGAAGCACAAAAGCACATAAGCTCAAAGCAAGAAGAGGAGACGAGTAAAGGGATCGTCTACATCAGACCAGAGAGTCATCAGGGGAATGGCCCTGTTCCTGAACGGAGCCTGACACAGGAATTGGCTGAGATTGTATCCAGCCCTCTACCTCCTCCGATGCCACGTCCTCTGCCTTCTTCTTCCCCAATGCCTCCTCCTCGGTTTAGAGCGCCGACGACTAGAGTAGAGGAACAACACGGTGTATCTACACGGACATCGAAAGGAGATGTTACCACAGGGTTTGCAGCCTCACCTGTGCAGCCCGGTAGACTGAAACACTCGAGAGCGTTAAGCAAAGTCCTCCACTCGATACAGACTGACAAAAGCCGACAAGATAATGTACAGACTGCACACACGTCACGCTCGATACCCAGAGAAGTTCCATCAGaccaaaatccagctgctgaccatGAGCCTTCAACTGTTCAAGCTCCTGGCCCTGCGCAAGAGAGCCTTCCTGGTGTTCCTGCAGCTACAAATGCACATATGCTGGACTCCCCTGTGTCGGTCTCTCCTACCTCTGTTCCCTTAAACCCTCCTGAGGCCAAGCGAAGACGAATGGACGGTGGAGAGGTAGATAAATTCTCATCTCCTGAACTGTACGCTGGAGATGAAGAAGCGGAGAGAGATCCCAAAAAAGGAGAAGAGACTTTTGGTGACAGCTTTGAACTGGACACTCAGACAGAAAGAATCATTGTTCAACAGACATCCGAACACAGTGATGGAAATGATAGAGGTATGAATCAGttagcagaaacagaaaacattagaGAGGAGGCGATACTAAAAGCAGCTGAAGAGCTGGATAATGACGCAAATGCAGGAAGCTGCAGGCCTGAAGGTCCTGACAATGTGTGTCCCAGATTCAATATTTCTCTCACAGATAGCCAGATGGAGCTCATCCTTAACACCAGCCACCAG ATTTCTCCTGATCCAGTTGGTCATAATGTATTGAATGATAAAGACGAAGGTGGTGATGAGAACGAGGCCCTCAGTGCCGATCAGGCTGCCTCTGAGAGTGtgaacagaagcagcagcttcctgtttgaCAGCCTGTGTGACAGCTCTCTGCTGGCTGGTGTGAGCCCGCGGCAGATCCCTGACCAATCGGACAAAGAGGAATCGGTCACCCGGGAGATTGGAGAGAAGCGCCCCCTCCCATCAACCCAAGAGCGAAGACGCAGCGAGCTTCTCGCCAATCAGGAGGCGGAGTTGCAGGAGGCGATCCAATGGGGAGAGTCCTCTTTCAACCTGTCAGAGTGGGGTGACTCGCTGCTGGTGGGTGAACACTTTCTGGAGAGGCAGAGTAGAGGCAGAGAAGCCAGTCATCATGAAGCTCCGCAAACCGACACAGATCAGGTTCTGCCTGAGGAGCAGCTGTCCCAATCCCAACCTAAATCCAgtgaaacacaaccacaaccCACCACTACAACTACCACCACGACTCACAAAGAGAATGACGAGGATAAATCTATGATTAACCGAGGCAATAAGCATGAAATTAAAGCGGATAATAAtgcacaaaatgacaaaaagccAGATGGGATACAGGaaacaatgaatgaaaaaggtgaaaatggaaagcaaaaagagaagaaaataattaaaatatctgataatgtctttttaaaacacCCACAAGTCCAAAATGTACCTGAAAGCACTTTTTCCTGCAGCCCTGGTTTACAAGAGATCTTTGACCGCTGGCCTAGTATGTCTGACCAGACTTGGCAAAACACCACAACAGGCCATACAACCAATCATACGCATGCTGCAAACATAGCACAAGTTTCAGATCCACCTCAGTCCTCAATACAGGCCAGAATAAGGGAAAAGCCGAATGAGCAGGTCGCTGCTGCGAGTGATCCTCAAGAGGAAGTACAGTCAAGACACAACAGTGAGGATGTAGCAGAGAGACCAGGCTCTGCTGGTGATCTCATTCCCCCAACTCAAGAAACACCACCTGTCACTCCCAGAGTGAAACTGACCACCTCATCTGTCCAGTCACCTCTTACTGTTCAGCCACTAAGCCAGTCCACTCCTTCAACCCTTCTGAGGCAGAAACCAGCAGTCATAAACTGTCCTAAGTCTCGCCCAAGACGCAGTGATCAATTATCAGAATCTGACACTAAACGGCCTAATTCTTCATCTGATCGCagccacaaacaccagcagggACCGATCCCAAAGGCTCATCCTGTCCCTCAATCAAGTTCAAAAACAAAGCCCCAGTATCTCAGGCCTCCCACAGACCctgcctctccatcctcccccCGGCAGGAGCTTCCCTCTGATGTAGAATCACCAGTGATTGATGAAGGCTTCACACTACAGCTGTCTCAGGACGCATCGCTCTGTTCCAGCAACTCTGGGAGCTTCTCCATCATAGATGTGGCGAGTGATAGGCGCCTCTTCAACACTTTCATTAATGAGTGGAAAACAAAGGAGCGTTACTCTCTGGCTTTGGCCTATGAGAGGAGGGAGCATAGACAGCAGATCGAGGAGGAAATAGGAGGGAAACATAAGAGAG CGTTAGCACTTCATCAAAAGCTCCAGAGGATCGACGGTTTTCCAGTAAGAGATGGTGATGGACTGGTTTTAATTggactgtctgtctgctggggAGCCAGAGATGCATACTACGTGtctctgcagcaggagcagagcgaag GTTTGAGCGCCAGTCTGGCCCCTCCTCCACTGGATGATGACTTGCCAGTGAGTGAGAGGCTGACGCAGGTGAAGACCTGTCTGAGCAGGTCATCAGTGGGTCATAGAGGAGGTGTGGTCGTCACGTATGACATCATCCAGGTGTACAAGACGCTAGTCATGGGCTGTGGCATCAGCTTGGAGGGAAACTGTGAAGATCCAAAG GTTGCGTGCTGGCTGCTGGACCCTGGCAGTGAGGAGAGGACTCTGCCCAACATGGTGACCGTCTACTGCCCTGACGAATTACCTCTGCTGGACGGGCTTGGAAATGGGCACGCACACTGTCCTCGTGTCAGGGCAGCAACCAAGAGCGTGCTCGTACTCGCCGTCATGAACCATCTCACGGGCCTGCTGGAGAAAGACGGCATGctag ACATGTTCAGGAGCACTGAGATGCCTTCCCAGGTGTGTTTAGCCCTGTTGGAACTGAATGGAGTGGGCTTCAGTGTGGAAGAGTGCGAACGACAAAAACACGTGATGCAAGCCAAACTCACAGCGCTGGAATCTCAGGCCTATGACCTCGCAGGACACAGCTTCTCCCTCACCAGCGTCGACGACATAGCGCAG GTGCTGTTTTTAGAGCTCCACCTGCCTCCAAACGGCGATGTCGGTGGATCGAAAAGTAAGAAGACTCTCGGCTACACCAGGAGAGGCGGTGGCAGAGCACGACTCGGAAAGCAGTTCAGCACCACCAAG agagagaagaaatacCACACTGCACTGAGCATGGACAGAATATACCCCAtcgctcagacacacacagccacag AGTGA